From the genome of Gorilla gorilla gorilla isolate KB3781 chromosome 4, NHGRI_mGorGor1-v2.1_pri, whole genome shotgun sequence, one region includes:
- the LOC101127370 gene encoding LOW QUALITY PROTEIN: regulator of nonsense transcripts 3A-like (The sequence of the model RefSeq protein was modified relative to this genomic sequence to represent the inferred CDS: deleted 2 bases in 1 codon) yields MPMQPAFTTTSAHACYQGIQGPAPSCYCHLQCHKCHQDPLAWPAIATSDPSTHHLEAQGPAHSAACPRSAPVGTAARSPQVVIRRLPPGLTKEQLEEQLRPLPAHDYFEFLAADLSLYPHLYSRAYINFRNPDDILLFRDRFDGYIFLDSKDPEYKKFLETYCVEEEKTSANPETLLGEMEAKTRELIARRTTPLLEYIKNRKLEKQRIREEKREERRRRELEKKRLREEEKRREEERCKKKETDKQKKIAEKEVRIKLLKKPEKGEEPTTEKPKEREEEIDTGGGKQESCAPGAVVKARPVEGSLEEPQKTSHSGSDKEHRDVERSQEQESEAQRHHVDDGRRHRAHHEPDRLSRRSEDEQRRGKGPGQDRGKKGSQDSGAPGEAMERRGRAQRCDDSPAPRKERLANKDRPALQLYDPGARFRARECGGNRRICKAEGSGTGPEKREEAE; encoded by the exons ATGCCCATGCAGCCTGCTTTCACCACTACCAGTGCCCATGCATGCTACCAAGGGATCCAAGGTCCGGCCCCCAGCTGCTACTGTCATCTCCAGTGCCACAAGTGTCACCAAGATCCTTTGGCCTGGCCTGCTATTGCCACCTCTGATCCCAGCACACACCACCTGGAGGCCCAAGGGCCAGCCCACTCAG CTGCTTGTCCACGCTCCGCCCCGGTGGGAACGGCCGCGCGCTCCCCGCAGGTGGTCATCCGCCGCCTGCCTCCGGGCCTCACCAAGGAACAGCTGGAGGAGCAGCTGCGCCCACTGCCAGCACACGACTACTTCGAGTTCCTCGCCGCCGACCTGAGTCTTTATCCTCATCTCTACTCAAGAGCATACATTAATTTTAGGAATCCTGATGacatccttctttttagagatcgTTTTGATGGATATATCTTCCTTGACAGCAAAGATCCAGAATATAAGAAGTTTTTAGAAACCTACTGTgtggaggaagagaagaccagTGCCAACCCTGAGACTCTGCTGGGGGAGATGGAGGCGAAGACAAGAGAGCTCATTGCTAGAAGAACCACACCTCTTttggaatatattaaaaatagaaaattagaaaagcagAGAATTCGAGAAGAGAAGCGAGAAGAACGGAGAAGGAGAGAGTTAGAAAAGAAACGTTTGcgggaagaggaaaaaagaagagaagaagaaagatgc aaaaaaaaagagacagataaacagaagaaaattgCAGAGAAAGAAGTAAGGATTAAGCTTCTTAAGAAACCAGAAAAGGGAGAGGAACCAACCACAGAGAaaccaaaagaaagagaagaggagattGATACTGGAGGTGGCAAGCAGGAATCCTGTGCCCCCGGTGCAGTCGTAAAAGCCAGGCCCGTGGAAGGCTCGCTGGAGGAGCCCCAGAAGACGTCACACAGCGGCAGTGATAAAGAGCACAGGGATGTGGAGAGATCTCAAGAACAAGAATCTGAAGCACAAAGACACCATGTGGATGACGGCAGGAGGCACAGAGCTCACCACGAGCCTGACCGGCTTTCCAGAAGGAGTGAGGATGAGCAGAGACGGGGGAAAGGACCTGGCCAAGACAGAGGGAAGAAGGGGAGCCAGGACAGCGGGGCTCCGGGGGAGGCCATGGAGAGACGGGGAAGAGCGCAGAGGTGTGACGACAGTCCAGCACCCAGAAAAGAGCGACTGGCAAACAAGGACCGGCCAGCCTTGCAGCTGTATGATCCAGGAGCTCGCTTCCGAGCGCGAGAGTGTGGCGGAAACAGGAGGATCTGCAAGGCAGAAGGTTCGGGGACTGGTCCTGAGAAGAGGGAAGAGGCAGAGTGA